CATGGCGTGCTGTCAGCCGACTTGCGATGATGCGTCAGGCATCGTCACGCCGCACACTGACGGCCCGCCAGAAATCGCGATGGATCTGTCGACTCAGATCGGCGTCGATGACGACCTCGATCAGTCCTGACGGACGGTCCGTCTGCATGGATTCGGTCAAGGCCTGGCGGAACCCGTCGCGATCGGAAACCGAGCGATGGGCCAGCCCGAAGGTTCCTGCCAGGGCTCGCAGGTCGACCGCGACCGGCGTGCGCCACAGCGTCTCGAAGCCGGGCAGCCCATGCTGGGGCAGATAGTCGAAGATGCGCCCGCCGCCGTTGTTGATGACGATGCAGGGCCGTGAGAGCGTGCGCAGTGCCGGCAGTCCGCTGAGATCGTGCAGGAAGGACAGATCACCGAGCAGCCCGGTGGTCGGGAGTCCTCCGGCGTTGAGTCCGGCCAGCGTCGAGGTCTGACCGTCGATGCCGCTCGCGCCGCGATGGCCAAAGACCCTGAGTGGCCGAACGCGACTGCCCGACCAGGTGTCGAGCTGGCGGATCGGCATGGAATTGGCGCACAGCAATCCTTCGCCCTCGGGCACCTGGGCGATGAGATCGCGGATCAGGTGTCCCTCGCACCAGGGCGCCTGATCGAGATACTCGGCGGCGAAGCGCTCCAGACGGCGTTCGGCCTGGAGCCAGCGCGCGAACCAATCCGGGTCCGGTGTGCCGGGTTCCGGATCCGCGTCAGCAAGCCAGACGCAAAAGGCGGCTGGATCGGCGTCGATCTTGAGTCGGACGTCATGATTGGGATCGCTCCAGCCGCGCCCGGCGTCGACCAAAATCGTCGGGACATCCGCCAGCCAGCCCAGCAGTGTTTTGGAGACCGGCGCGCGTCCGAAGCGCAGCACCCAATCCGGCTTGAGTGCGGCAGCGGTCGCTGGATGGCGGAGCAGACTGTCGTAACGGGTGAGACGATGTTCCGAGGCGCAACCGAACCGCAAACCCGACAGCGGATCGCACAGCACGGGTACTTCGAGCCGCATCGCCAGATGCCAGAGCGCCTCCGCGCCATCCGCCGTCCAGTCGCCCGGCCCGCAGCAGATCACACCGCGCCCAGAGCCGTGCGAAATCCGCGCCGACATCCAGTCTGACCGGGGCGGAGTCTGAGGCAGACCCCAGCCCGCCGGACGGGCCGGGCGTCGCGTGCCCATGGTGTCGGACACGGCCGACTCCGTCTGAATCGGTGCGGCCTCGATCCGGCAATCCGGCCCCGGAACCAGCGGTTCACGAAAAGGCAGATTCAGATGCACAGGCCCCGGCCAGTCGCCCTGGCTCTCGACCGCCGCGCGCCGACCCAGTGCCCGCATCAGTTTGACTGCGCCGGGCGAATCCTCGGGCGTACCCGGATCATGGAAAGCGCGCACATGCACGCCGAAGAAACGGGTCTGGTCGATGGTCTGGTTCGCCCCCCAGCCGCGCAGTTCGGGCGGACGATCGGCCGAGAGCAGCACCAGCGGAATCCCGGACTCCGAGGCTTCGATGACCGCCGGAAACCAGTGGGCGAGCGCGCTCCCCGAGGTGCAGACCAGCCCCACCGGACGCCCCGAGGCCCGCGCCACGCCCAGCGCGAAAAAGGCCGCACTGCGCTCGTCGAGGATCGGCGTGACGGTCAGTGCCGGTTGACGCTGAGCCGCCAGCACCAGCGGCGTGGAGCGCGATCCGGGCGAAAGCACCAGATGACGCATTCCACCCTCGACCAGTCCATCGAACAGGGCCAGCGCCCAGCGCAGATTCAGACAGCCCTGATCGGTCATGCGAACTGCAACGCCGTCGACATGGCCGCGAGCTTGTGTTCGGTCTCCTGCCATTCGCTCGCCGGGTCCGAGCCGGCGACGATACCGGCCCCGGCATAGAGATCGGCCGTGCGGTCGAGGATGTGCGCACAGCGCAGCAGTACCCAGAGTTCGCCGGTCAGATCCGGCTCGACGAGGCCGGCCGCGCCCGTATACCAGCCGCGTTCGAGCGGTTCGTTGTGGTTCAGCCAGTCGCGCGCCTCGCGGCGGGGCTGACCATTGGTCGCGGGCGTGGGATGCAGCCGTTCGGCCAGCTCGAACACGTCGACGCCCGGATTCAGCTCGCCGCGCAGGCGGGTCCACAGGTGCTGGGCGTTGTTGAGCTGGAGAATGCTCGGCCCCTCGGCCGGCTCCAGACGGCGACAGCACTGAACGAGCGCCTCGCGGACGGCCTCGACCACCACCCGATGCTCGCGCAGGTTCTTCTCGCAGCTCTGGAGACCGAGCGTGATGGCCGCATCGCGCTCGCTGTCCTCGGCACGGCAGGCGGTGCCGGCGATGGCATCGGCCTCGACCCGGTCGCGGCGCTGGGTGAAGAGTCGTTCGGGCGTGGCCGCGACGAAGCTGGCGGCATGGCGCCGGATGTTGATCACCTGACAGGACGGGAACAGATAGCTCAGCGCCGCATTGAGCCGGTCGAGATCGAAACGCCTGTGGCCCTGGAGCCGTTGCCGGCGGCAGACGACGACCTTTTCGAGCCGCTCCCGATCGATCTCGTCGAGCGCGTTCAGCACCAGCGTGCGCCAGTCGTCGCGATCCGGCGTGCTGCCCAGTGCGTCGAGATGCGCCGGGGTGAGCGGATCGAGCGCCGGACGTCCGAGCAGGGGCACCAGACGGTCGAGCCAGGCGTCCCAGCGTGCCAGCACGTCATCGCGTTCGGCTGGACGCTGGGTGGTCAGCACCAGCGCCGACTGACCGCCATGTGAGATCAACGCCAGCTCTGGCAACCACAGGAGCGCATTGGGCAGATCGTCGCTCGCGGCGGACGTCTCCGGCGTGGCCGCGAAGCCCAGCATCCCGAACCCGTTGAAGCCGGTCTCGTCCGGATCGCACTGCACCCAGTCGGCGCGTAGCCCCTGAGCGATGCGCCGCAGTTCGCTCAGGCGCTCTGGCCCCTGCGCCTGCCATTCGCCGGCGATGCCGTAGCCCGCGCGCAGGTCGCCGCGATGGTTGTGCGCGAAATGAAAGCGCGGTCCGTCGAGATCGGGCGCACTGGTCAGGGGATGCGGCAGTTCGAGGATCAGCGAGACGGGGCCGGTACCCTGGACGAGCGGTAGCAGAGCGAAGGTCTCGCGCAGTCGGGCCTTGAGCTGATCGAGGACTTGGAGCGGTTGCAGCATGAGTCGAGTCGTGGCGGGGCAGGGAATGGGACGAACCCTCTAGGACGCACGGACACCCGCTGGGGTTCCCGCACGTCCAGGGTCGAGACATGAAGCGCGACATCAGGCGGCGCGGTGCGCTACGCGCCGAGCGAACCCCAGAAGCGCTCGATGGCCGCGATGGTTTCGGCCGGCTTCTCCCACTGCGGCATCCCGTTGGTCGGTGTGAGGCGTTCGGCGCGCCAGTTGGACTGACGGGCGAGCAGTCCCGGCAGCTCCTGGAAATCGATATTGGGATCCTTGTCGTAGAGCGCCAGTACCGGCTGGGTCACGCGAGGGTAGAGGCTGTCGCAGGCGCGCGGCGTGAAGAGCTGCCCGGAGAGGAAATAGAGCGGAGCGATCTTGGCCCCCGGCTGATGCGTGGTGGCGTAGGCATAGTCGATCAGCTCGGGCGGGGTCGTGCCGGCAAAGACCTGATTGTAGAAATACTTGATGCTGGAGCGCGTGGTCAGCAGGCCATAGAGCCCGTCGCTGAGTCCGGGGATGCTCAGGAATCGATGGGCACGCTCGGCGGCGGCGCCGGTCGGCAGCCCACGGGTGTTGAAGCCGGTCGGCGAGAGCAGCGCCAGCGAGTTCACGCGCTCCGGCGCATCCGCCGCCGCGATGGCGGCAAACTCACAGCCGAGCGAGTAGGCGATCAGATCGGCCGGTTCCCGCACCACCTCGGCCAGGAACTCGCCGATGACCTGGGCGTAGAGTTCGGGCGAATAGCGGCGCTTGGCCCGCTCGGAGTGTCCGAAGCCGGGCAGGTCGAGCGCATAGACCGCGCGGCTGGCGCGGAAGTGCTCGAACAGGGGTTTCATCTCCATCGCGCTGGGCGCGGCGTTGATGCTGTGGATCAGCACCAGCGGGCGGCCGCCGGCGCTGGTGTCGGCGTAGTAATGGACACGTCCGCCGGCACGGGTCTGGAGATCGTGGCGTGGGGCGTCGACGGCGGCAGGCAGCGGCCGGCCGCGCGTCGCGTGCTTGTCTGGAGGGTTGATCGCGGAGTCCATCGGCTCAATACCTTTGCTCAATCAATCGCGAGATCGGTCAGGGTGGGGCGGCATCGATGGGCGAACCGCCTGGAGCGCTCCAGCGCATCGGGCTGGAGGGACTGGACGGTCGCGCCACTGTCAAACGGGTTGGACGATGCCTTGTCAATCGAAGTTTACAGCGGTCTGGGTCGCTTGTCTGGTGCTGGCCGGCTGTTTCGGCGGTGTCATGCACGAGGCGCCGGGTGTGACTCCAGGCGTGCGGATCGAATGGGGGCAGGCTCGGTCGGCGACCGGCTGTGCCCTGGACTACGCCTGGTATCGTCCGGTCGCGAGTACGCCGGGCGAACTGGTGGTGCTGGCACACGGCTTTCTGCGCGACAAGGCGCGGCTGGCTGGTTTGGCGCGTGCGTTGGCCGAGGCCGGAATTTCGGTGGTGACGGTCGATTTCTGCAATACCCGACCCTGGCGCGGCAACCATGCGCGCAACGGCTTCGATCTGATCGCGGTTGCCGATCGGCTGGAGGCGCGGCGTCTGGTCTATGCCGGTTTCTCGGCGGGCGGACTGGCGGCGCTGGTGGCTGCGCGCAACGATCCGCGCACGCTCGGGGTGCTGACCCTGGATCTGGTCGATGCCCGCGAGCTGGGGCGTCTCATGGTCCAGGGACTCGACCGGCCGGTCATTGGGCTGTTCGGTGAGCCGGCGTCCTGCAATGCCGACAACAATGGCCTGACCACACTGGCGGCGGCGCGACAGGCGCGTATCGAGCGTATCGACGGGGCTAGTCACTGCGACTTCGAGTCTCCGACCGACTGGCTCTGCCGCGCGCTGTGCGAGCCGGATCGCGCGGGGGCGGAGCAGCGCCGCGCCGAGATCCTGGCGCGCTCGGTGACGGCTGTTCGTTCATTGCTGATGGAGTGAACCTGAATGGCCACCGAGCCGATGGTCAGTGCTCAGGGCGTCTGAAACCGCTGCTGACGGTGCTGAGCCTGAGCCGTGGCGAACTCGGTCGCATCGACCTGACCATCGCCGTTGCGGTCGATCGCGCTGAACTCGGGCGCATTGGATAGACCGCGCATGGCATAGCCCTGTTGCGAGCGTTCGGCGATGCGTTGTGCGCGGGCCTGGTAGAACTCGGTTTCGGTCAGGACGCCATTGCCATCCAGATCGAACTCGGTGAATGCGGGAGCCTGCCAGCCCATGCCGCCACCCGGACCCCAGCCACCGCCCGGTGGTTGAGCCGCGACGAGCGGGACGAGACAGGCGCTGAGCGTCAAGGCACCCAGCCAACGAACGAGAGCGGATCGACTGTTCATCGCAACCTCCAAGGTCCAGGCCGACAGGCGGTGTTTGTTGGATCTGAGGCAATTATCGATGCGAATACCCGCGTAAGCGTGCAGTAATTGTGGAATCACGTGGCATTGAAAAGCACGCGCCCAACCCCGTGTCCGTTGCCATGGGTTGGGCGCACCCGGATCAGGCCGACAAGCGCCGATACTTCAGCCGATGCGGCTGATCGGCCTCGTTGCCGAGCCGGCGATGACGGTCGGCCTCGTAGTCGGCATAGTTGCCCTCGAACCAGACCACCTGCGAGTCACCCTCAAACGCCAGGATATGGGTCGCGACACGATCCAGGAACCAGCGATCGTGGCTGATGACCACCGCGCAGCCGGGGAACACCAGCAGCGCCTCTTCCAGCGCGCGCAGCGTCTCGACGTCCAGATCGTTGGTCGGCTCGTCCAGGAGCAGCAGATTGCCGCCGCGCTTGAGCACCTTGGCCAGATGCACCCGGTTGCGTTCACCGCCCGACAGATCGCCGATGCGCTTTTGCTGATCCGTACCCTTGAAGTTGAAGCGCCCGCAGTAGGCGCGCGAGGGCATCTCGTAGCGCCCGACCGTGATGATGTCCGACCCGCCCGAGATCTCTTCCCAAATGGTCTTGTTGTCGTCGAGCGCGTCGCGGCTCTGATCGACATAGGCGATCTCGACCGTCTCGCCGATGCGCAGCTCGCCGGCATCCGGCTGCTCGCGTCCGGTCAGGAGCCGGAACAGCGTGGTCTTGCCCGCGCCGTTGGGACCGATGATGCCGACGATGCCGCCCTTGGGCAGATTGAACGACAGATTCTCGTAGAGCAGATTGTCGCCATAGGCTTTCTTGAGTCCCACCGCCTCGATGACCAGATCACCGAGACGCGGCCCCGGCGGGATATAGATTTCGTTGGTCTCGTTGCGGGCCTGGAATTCCTGCGATTGCAGCTCGTCGAAGCGGGCCAGACGCGCCTTGCTCTTGGCGTGACGGCCCTTGGGGTTGGTGCGCACCCACTCCAATTCCTGCTTCATCGCCTTGATGCGCGCCTGCTCCTGCTTCTGCTCCAGCTCCAGACGCTGTTCCTTCTGATCCAGCCAGGACGAATAATTGCCCTCCCAGGGAATGCCGTGACCACGGTCGAGTTCCAGGATCCAGCCGGCGACATTGTCGAGGAAGTAGCGGTCATGGGTGACGGCCACCACGGTGCCCGGATACTCGTGCAGGAAGCGCTCTAGCCAGGCCACCGATTCGGCGTCGAGATGGTTGGTCGGCTCGTCGAGCAGCAGCATGTCGGGCTTGGACAGCAACAGCCGGCACAGGGCCACGCGCCGCCGCTCGCCACCCGAGAGCTTGGTGACATCCGCGTCCCAGGGCGGCAGACGCAGCGCTTCGGCGGCGACCTCGAGCGTGCGATCCAGATTGTGCCCGTCGGTGGCCTCGATCAGATTCTCGAGTTCGCCCTGCTCTTTGGCCAGTGCGTCGAAGTCGGCGTCCGGCTCCGCGTAAGCGGCATAGACGGCATCGAGCCGATCCAGCGCGGCCTTGATGTGACCGAGTGCTTCCTCGACGTTGCCGCGCACGTCCTTGGTCGGATCGAGCTGCGGCTCCTGGGGCAGATAACCGACCTTGATGCCGGGCTGCGGGCGCGCCTCGCCCTCGATCTCGGTGTCGATCCCGGCCATGATGCGCAGGAGCGAGGACTTGCCCGAACCGTTGAGACCCAGCACGCCGATCTTGGCTCCGGGGAAAAACGACAGTGAGATATCGCGCAGAATGACACGTTTGGGCGGCACGACCTTGCCGACCCGGTTCATCGTGTAGATATATTGAGCCATGGATTCCGTATGAATGTGGTAAACGGCGAAGAGAGACCATTATGCCCCAGATCCTGACCAACTCGACCCTGGACGATCTCAGTCCGGTCCATGACCTGGACAAGGATCAGCGCGCGCGCCTCGCCGCCGGCGGTCAGATCGCCGCCATACCGGCCGGCAAACGGATCACCGCCGTCCAGGAGCATCCCTGGATCGGTTATCTGCTCGCCGGGCAGGTCTGTCTCATTCGCGGCGAGACCAAGGAGATGATCCAGGCCGGCAGTCGTCGCGCCTGCCGGCCGATCTTCTCCGAACACCAGTTGCTCGATCAGGCCGTATTCACGGCCGATTCCGAGCTGTTGCGGCTCGATCGTCAGCTCTACGACAGTCTCAGCGGTCAACAGCGTTGCGCCGTGCCGGGTTCGTTGGAGGAGCTGGATCTGAGCGACGCCGAGGGCGCGCTGCTCGGCACGCTTTATCACGCCTGCAAGCAGGACAAGCTGGCACTGCCCACCTTACCCAAGGTGGCGCGCGCGATCCAGGAGGCCATGCAGGATCCTGACATCACTTCAGCCAGGCTGGCACGCATCGTTCAGGTCGATCTGGCCATCACGGGCGGGCTGATCCGATTGGCCAACAGTGTCGTCTATCGTGGCGTGAAGACCATCCCGGACGTGCGCAACGCCATCATCCGGCTCGGCATGGAGATCACGCGCTCGGCGGTCATGAGCCTGTCGATGCAGCAGTTGTTCCGCACCAAGTCGCCGCTGATGAAACACCGCATGAAGGCCGCCTGGAACCGTAGCGTCCATGTTTCGGCCCTGAGCTATGTGATCGCGCGCCACTGTCCGAAATTCAATCCCGAGCATGCGATGCTCGCCGGACTGGTCCATGACGTGGGTGTGATCCCGATCCTCGACTATGTCAGCCGCAACGAGATTCAGGTCGGCGAGGACGAACTGGAGGCGGCCATCATCAAGCTGCACCGTCTGGTCGGTGAGCTGGTGGTCGGTTACTGGGGGCTGGGGCCTGAGATCACCGAGATCGTGCGCTATTCGGGCGACTGGTATCGCGACGACCAGGACACGCCCAATTACGGCGATATCGTGCGGGTCGCACGGCTCTATCGGCTCAATCAGTCCGAGTCGCGCGGTCCGCTGCCGCGCTATGACGAGGTGCCGGCCTACTACAAGCTCGGGCTGGGCTTCCCGGCCACCGACGGCACGGTCGACGTGATCGCCGAAGCCGGCGAGGAACTGTCGGCCGTCATGGCCATGCTCAAGGGCGACAGGGAGCCCTGAGCCGGCCGCGCCTCACGGGATGACGAGCGTCATGCCCGGCGTCAGCCGATCGGGGTCGTCGAGCCGCGCACGATTGGCCTCGAAGATCGCGCGCCACTGATCGGCGCGACCATAGAAGCGCAGACTGATCGAAGCCAGATTGTCGCTGGGACGGACTTGGTAGAGCGTCCTGTTGGACGTGCCTGACGACTGCAACGTCTCAACGAGCTGAGTCCGGGCCGACTCGCAGTCGCTCAGACGCTGCGCAAGCTCGGTGTGGGCGATGCGCAACGCCTCCAGTGCCTGCAGGCTCTCGGCGAGCCGGCGCTCGGCCTCCATCCGTGCCTGATCGGCACTCTTGCGCGCCAGCGCCGATTCGCGCAGTTTGCCCTCCATGCCCTGAATGCGGTGCTGGAGTTCGTCGAGCTGTTGGCGTGACGGCTCGGGGGCCGTCTCGGCCTCTGCCTCGTGCGTCGGCTGTGACCTCGGCGTCTCCAGCTCAAGCGTGGATGCGGCGTCTTCCGTCGCCGTCATGGGGTCAGATTCGGACTCGGGCACGGACGCCGGCTCCAAGGCCGGCGCCGACCCGACCGCCCCCCCGACCAGAGCGATCAGGAGTATCCAGCGTCCCGGATTCCGTTTCAATATGGATTCGCGTCCAGATGATCGAGTCGGCATCCGGGAGGCTCCTCGCTCCAAGTCGATGACACAGGCGTTCCGGTCGGGGGGGCTTCAGGCGCCGGACTTCACTCAGCCGATCGACGGCAATCCGGCGAGCGCCATGGCGACCTCGTTCTCGGCATAGTCCAGATCCTTGAGCTTGCCGCCCAGATAGTCGGTATAGGCCTGCATGTCGAAGTTGCCGTGACCGCTGAGGTTGAACAGGATGGTCTTGGCCTCGCCGGTCTCGCGGCACTTCTCGGCCTCATGGATGGCCGCGCGCACTGCGTGGTTGGCCTCGGGCGCCGGGATGATGCCCTCGGCCTTGGCGAACTGGAGACCGGCGGCGAAGCATTCGAGCTGGTTGTAGGAGCGCGGCGCGATGAGGCCGAGTTCAGCCAGATGACTGACCTGCGGGGCCATGCCGTGATAGCGCAGGCCGCCGGCGTGGAAACCGGGCGGCACGAAGCTCGATCCCAGCGTGAACATCTTGCACAGCGGGGTGAGATGCGCCGTGTCGCCGAAGTCGTAGGCGAAGCGTCCCTTGGTGAGCGTCGGACAGGCCGATGGTTCGACCGCGATGCACTCGACCTGACGCCCGCCGCGCAGCTGCTCGCCGAGGAAGGGGAAGGCGATGCCGGCGAAGTTGCTGCCGCCGCCGGTGCAGCCGATGACCATGTCCGGATAGGCGTCGGCCATCTCCAGTTGCTTCATGGCCTCCAGACCGATCACGGTCTGGTGCAGGAGCACATGGTTGAGCACGCTGCCGAGGGCGTATTTGGTGTCTTCGCGCTGCGCGGCCAGCTCCACCG
The sequence above is drawn from the Allochromatium vinosum DSM 180 genome and encodes:
- the menD gene encoding 2-succinyl-5-enolpyruvyl-6-hydroxy-3-cyclohexene-1-carboxylic-acid synthase, with protein sequence MTDQGCLNLRWALALFDGLVEGGMRHLVLSPGSRSTPLVLAAQRQPALTVTPILDERSAAFFALGVARASGRPVGLVCTSGSALAHWFPAVIEASESGIPLVLLSADRPPELRGWGANQTIDQTRFFGVHVRAFHDPGTPEDSPGAVKLMRALGRRAAVESQGDWPGPVHLNLPFREPLVPGPDCRIEAAPIQTESAVSDTMGTRRPARPAGWGLPQTPPRSDWMSARISHGSGRGVICCGPGDWTADGAEALWHLAMRLEVPVLCDPLSGLRFGCASEHRLTRYDSLLRHPATAAALKPDWVLRFGRAPVSKTLLGWLADVPTILVDAGRGWSDPNHDVRLKIDADPAAFCVWLADADPEPGTPDPDWFARWLQAERRLERFAAEYLDQAPWCEGHLIRDLIAQVPEGEGLLCANSMPIRQLDTWSGSRVRPLRVFGHRGASGIDGQTSTLAGLNAGGLPTTGLLGDLSFLHDLSGLPALRTLSRPCIVINNGGGRIFDYLPQHGLPGFETLWRTPVAVDLRALAGTFGLAHRSVSDRDGFRQALTESMQTDRPSGLIEVVIDADLSRQIHRDFWRAVSVRRDDA
- a CDS encoding isochorismate synthase translates to MLQPLQVLDQLKARLRETFALLPLVQGTGPVSLILELPHPLTSAPDLDGPRFHFAHNHRGDLRAGYGIAGEWQAQGPERLSELRRIAQGLRADWVQCDPDETGFNGFGMLGFAATPETSAASDDLPNALLWLPELALISHGGQSALVLTTQRPAERDDVLARWDAWLDRLVPLLGRPALDPLTPAHLDALGSTPDRDDWRTLVLNALDEIDRERLEKVVVCRRQRLQGHRRFDLDRLNAALSYLFPSCQVINIRRHAASFVAATPERLFTQRRDRVEADAIAGTACRAEDSERDAAITLGLQSCEKNLREHRVVVEAVREALVQCCRRLEPAEGPSILQLNNAQHLWTRLRGELNPGVDVFELAERLHPTPATNGQPRREARDWLNHNEPLERGWYTGAAGLVEPDLTGELWVLLRCAHILDRTADLYAGAGIVAGSDPASEWQETEHKLAAMSTALQFA
- a CDS encoding alpha/beta fold hydrolase, which gives rise to MDSAINPPDKHATRGRPLPAAVDAPRHDLQTRAGGRVHYYADTSAGGRPLVLIHSINAAPSAMEMKPLFEHFRASRAVYALDLPGFGHSERAKRRYSPELYAQVIGEFLAEVVREPADLIAYSLGCEFAAIAAADAPERVNSLALLSPTGFNTRGLPTGAAAERAHRFLSIPGLSDGLYGLLTTRSSIKYFYNQVFAGTTPPELIDYAYATTHQPGAKIAPLYFLSGQLFTPRACDSLYPRVTQPVLALYDKDPNIDFQELPGLLARQSNWRAERLTPTNGMPQWEKPAETIAAIERFWGSLGA
- a CDS encoding alpha/beta hydrolase family protein translates to MPCQSKFTAVWVACLVLAGCFGGVMHEAPGVTPGVRIEWGQARSATGCALDYAWYRPVASTPGELVVLAHGFLRDKARLAGLARALAEAGISVVTVDFCNTRPWRGNHARNGFDLIAVADRLEARRLVYAGFSAGGLAALVAARNDPRTLGVLTLDLVDARELGRLMVQGLDRPVIGLFGEPASCNADNNGLTTLAAARQARIERIDGASHCDFESPTDWLCRALCEPDRAGAEQRRAEILARSVTAVRSLLME
- a CDS encoding EF-hand domain-containing protein, with the protein product MNSRSALVRWLGALTLSACLVPLVAAQPPGGGWGPGGGMGWQAPAFTEFDLDGNGVLTETEFYQARAQRIAERSQQGYAMRGLSNAPEFSAIDRNGDGQVDATEFATAQAQHRQQRFQTP
- the ettA gene encoding energy-dependent translational throttle protein EttA — protein: MAQYIYTMNRVGKVVPPKRVILRDISLSFFPGAKIGVLGLNGSGKSSLLRIMAGIDTEIEGEARPQPGIKVGYLPQEPQLDPTKDVRGNVEEALGHIKAALDRLDAVYAAYAEPDADFDALAKEQGELENLIEATDGHNLDRTLEVAAEALRLPPWDADVTKLSGGERRRVALCRLLLSKPDMLLLDEPTNHLDAESVAWLERFLHEYPGTVVAVTHDRYFLDNVAGWILELDRGHGIPWEGNYSSWLDQKEQRLELEQKQEQARIKAMKQELEWVRTNPKGRHAKSKARLARFDELQSQEFQARNETNEIYIPPGPRLGDLVIEAVGLKKAYGDNLLYENLSFNLPKGGIVGIIGPNGAGKTTLFRLLTGREQPDAGELRIGETVEIAYVDQSRDALDDNKTIWEEISGGSDIITVGRYEMPSRAYCGRFNFKGTDQQKRIGDLSGGERNRVHLAKVLKRGGNLLLLDEPTNDLDVETLRALEEALLVFPGCAVVISHDRWFLDRVATHILAFEGDSQVVWFEGNYADYEADRHRRLGNEADQPHRLKYRRLSA
- a CDS encoding HDOD domain-containing protein, whose product is MPQILTNSTLDDLSPVHDLDKDQRARLAAGGQIAAIPAGKRITAVQEHPWIGYLLAGQVCLIRGETKEMIQAGSRRACRPIFSEHQLLDQAVFTADSELLRLDRQLYDSLSGQQRCAVPGSLEELDLSDAEGALLGTLYHACKQDKLALPTLPKVARAIQEAMQDPDITSARLARIVQVDLAITGGLIRLANSVVYRGVKTIPDVRNAIIRLGMEITRSAVMSLSMQQLFRTKSPLMKHRMKAAWNRSVHVSALSYVIARHCPKFNPEHAMLAGLVHDVGVIPILDYVSRNEIQVGEDELEAAIIKLHRLVGELVVGYWGLGPEITEIVRYSGDWYRDDQDTPNYGDIVRVARLYRLNQSESRGPLPRYDEVPAYYKLGLGFPATDGTVDVIAEAGEELSAVMAMLKGDREP
- a CDS encoding LysM peptidoglycan-binding domain-containing protein, whose product is MPTRSSGRESILKRNPGRWILLIALVGGAVGSAPALEPASVPESESDPMTATEDAASTLELETPRSQPTHEAEAETAPEPSRQQLDELQHRIQGMEGKLRESALARKSADQARMEAERRLAESLQALEALRIAHTELAQRLSDCESARTQLVETLQSSGTSNRTLYQVRPSDNLASISLRFYGRADQWRAIFEANRARLDDPDRLTPGMTLVIP
- a CDS encoding TrpB-like pyridoxal phosphate-dependent enzyme, with protein sequence MNDTVKYLLDEQHLPRFWYNINADLPKPLDPVLHPGTQQPISPEELEVIFPRGVIEQEMSTEREIEIPEPVREVWRQWRPSPLYRARRLEQALKTPAKIFYKYEGVSPSGSHKANSAIAQAFYNKVEGVKRITTETGAGQWGSSLSLAGSMFGIEILVYMVKVSYNQKPYRRAFMEAFGAQCIASPSNTTESGRAVLAEHPDSTGSLGIAISEAVELAAQREDTKYALGSVLNHVLLHQTVIGLEAMKQLEMADAYPDMVIGCTGGGSNFAGIAFPFLGEQLRGGRQVECIAVEPSACPTLTKGRFAYDFGDTAHLTPLCKMFTLGSSFVPPGFHAGGLRYHGMAPQVSHLAELGLIAPRSYNQLECFAAGLQFAKAEGIIPAPEANHAVRAAIHEAEKCRETGEAKTILFNLSGHGNFDMQAYTDYLGGKLKDLDYAENEVAMALAGLPSIG